One genomic window of Paenisporosarcina antarctica includes the following:
- a CDS encoding D-2-hydroxyacid dehydrogenase: MTNVLFTFTVKDHLIKQLQNEFPDVEFTFSSIKDIDALEQAEIIMTYGEDISIETLKQASALKWLMVASAGLEKLPLREIAERDILITNVKGIHKTPMAESVMAHLLSIKRALPWMYLQQDKSEWRKRSGSSELYGSKALVIGPGAIGSEIGRLLQAFKVTTTGCNRSGNHALHMDHMISFDQLNDVLPTVDIVISVLPSTPETRGLLTYEHFVLMKKDAIFMNFGRGDLVKEEQLVKAMQERQIAFAVLDVFEKEPLGKNHPLWTMEGVIVSPHVSSHSSEYVSRALNIFIENLHQWNKEGSDYKNIIDSEKGY; encoded by the coding sequence ATGACTAATGTATTATTTACTTTCACTGTTAAAGACCACTTAATAAAACAATTACAAAACGAATTTCCTGATGTTGAATTTACTTTTTCTTCAATTAAAGATATCGATGCACTAGAACAAGCTGAAATCATCATGACGTATGGTGAAGATATCTCAATAGAAACACTGAAACAAGCCTCAGCATTGAAATGGCTTATGGTTGCTTCAGCGGGATTAGAAAAACTGCCATTACGTGAAATAGCAGAGCGTGACATTTTAATTACAAATGTCAAAGGAATACACAAAACTCCTATGGCAGAATCAGTCATGGCACATTTATTATCGATTAAACGCGCGCTACCGTGGATGTATTTACAACAAGATAAGAGTGAATGGAGGAAGCGCTCCGGATCAAGTGAGCTATATGGGAGTAAAGCCTTAGTGATCGGACCAGGTGCAATAGGTAGTGAAATTGGACGTTTATTGCAAGCATTCAAGGTAACAACAACTGGTTGTAATCGTTCTGGCAACCATGCATTACATATGGATCACATGATTTCATTCGACCAATTAAATGACGTACTACCAACAGTTGATATTGTCATTTCAGTATTGCCAAGCACTCCAGAAACACGCGGACTGCTTACATATGAACATTTCGTTTTGATGAAAAAGGATGCCATCTTCATGAACTTTGGTCGTGGGGATTTAGTAAAAGAAGAACAACTAGTTAAGGCGATGCAAGAACGTCAAATTGCTTTCGCAGTATTAGATGTTTTTGAAAAAGAACCGCTTGGTAAAAATCATCCTCTATGGACAATGGAAGGGGTTATTGTTTCACCTCATGTTTCAAGTCATTCTTCTGAGTATGTTTCACGAGCATTAAACATTTTCATAGAAAACTTACATCAATGGAATAAAGAAGGATCAGATTATAAAAATATTATAGATTCAGAAAAGGGGTATTAA
- the perR gene encoding peroxide-responsive transcriptional repressor PerR: MTEVHLRDALDTLKSTGVRITPQRHAILEFLIQSMIHPTADEIYRALEDKFPNMSVATVYNNLRVFRESGLVKELTFGDSSSRFDFVTIEHYHIICDSCGKIVDFHYPGLDEVEQLASHLTGFQVNSHRLEIYGSCPTCISQATKMQ, encoded by the coding sequence ATGACTGAAGTGCATTTGCGTGACGCATTGGATACTTTGAAATCTACAGGAGTTCGAATTACACCACAGCGTCATGCAATTTTAGAATTTCTCATCCAATCAATGATTCATCCAACAGCAGATGAAATATATAGAGCACTTGAAGATAAGTTTCCAAATATGAGCGTCGCTACTGTCTATAATAATCTCCGTGTATTTAGAGAATCGGGATTAGTTAAAGAATTAACTTTTGGCGATTCATCTAGCCGGTTTGATTTCGTGACAATTGAACATTACCATATTATTTGTGATTCATGCGGTAAAATTGTAGATTTTCATTACCCTGGTTTAGATGAAGTTGAACAATTAGCTTCTCACTTAACTGGATTCCAAGTGAATTCACACCGCTTGGAAATTTATGGTTCATGTCCAACTTGTATATCACAAGCTACAAAAATGCAATAA
- a CDS encoding nucleotidyltransferase-like protein, which produces MEQILRPIYQERASHPNTLGVILIEKREKVSQVTDTFDTILLILTKDSNQPVFTKHYTFNDKKAAMHIVSEKQLRKWLLLGTNRKIVDWIFYGRVMFDRNEFVHELKTELKDFPFYGRKIKMGIEFSKLIRRYLEGKVFFEQKNYMDAYNHIVDSLHHLARLAVFENGMHSEVTVWSQVKIIEPAIYKLYEELLSSDEPIDKRLELLFLASEFMIHSRTKDGSRHILEVMSQKGYWTIQELHEQEELRNYSVDLEVFIEYLVDKGYIHIERVQTKSDKIFHRYYKVEQNEEETHSE; this is translated from the coding sequence TTGGAACAAATTCTACGTCCTATTTATCAGGAAAGAGCGAGTCATCCAAATACGCTCGGCGTCATTTTAATTGAGAAGAGAGAGAAAGTTAGCCAAGTAACAGATACATTCGATACCATACTTCTAATTTTAACAAAAGACTCAAATCAACCTGTTTTTACTAAACACTATACATTTAATGATAAAAAAGCTGCAATGCACATTGTTTCGGAAAAACAATTACGTAAATGGTTACTACTCGGCACAAACCGAAAAATCGTGGATTGGATTTTTTATGGACGTGTCATGTTTGATCGAAACGAATTTGTTCACGAATTAAAAACGGAACTTAAAGATTTTCCATTTTACGGACGTAAAATTAAAATGGGGATTGAGTTTTCAAAACTTATACGTCGTTATTTAGAAGGAAAAGTGTTCTTTGAACAAAAAAACTATATGGATGCTTACAATCACATAGTGGATTCATTACATCATCTTGCTCGCTTAGCTGTTTTTGAAAACGGTATGCATTCGGAAGTAACGGTCTGGTCACAAGTCAAAATAATAGAACCTGCCATTTATAAACTTTACGAAGAATTACTATCAAGTGATGAACCAATTGATAAAAGATTAGAGTTATTGTTTTTAGCGAGTGAATTTATGATTCATTCAAGAACGAAAGACGGTTCTCGCCATATATTAGAGGTTATGAGTCAAAAAGGGTATTGGACAATTCAAGAATTACATGAACAAGAGGAGCTTCGTAATTACTCGGTTGATTTAGAGGTCTTTATAGAATACCTTGTTGATAAAGGTTACATTCATATAGAACGAGTTCAAACGAAGAGCGATAAAATCTTCCATCGATATTATAAAGTTGAACAAAATGAGGAAGAAACACACAGTGAATAA
- a CDS encoding cob(I)yrinic acid a,c-diamide adenosyltransferase — protein MKIYTKTGDKGTTSLIYGTRVAKNDALVEAYGTCDEANSMIGLAMSYIQHEFFEEQEEVQKAFHQIQTTLFHVGAELATPKGKEVKWKLEESEIMKLEALIDEWDANLPALTNFILPSGHPAGAVLHVARTIVRRAERGAVSIGKDVSPLVLAYLNRLSDFLFVAARFINLRLGQREKGLHAE, from the coding sequence ATGAAAATTTATACAAAAACGGGCGACAAAGGTACAACTTCACTTATCTATGGAACACGAGTTGCAAAAAATGATGCACTTGTCGAGGCGTATGGTACATGTGACGAAGCAAACTCTATGATTGGACTTGCGATGAGTTATATCCAACACGAATTTTTTGAAGAACAAGAAGAAGTACAAAAAGCTTTCCATCAAATACAAACCACACTCTTTCATGTAGGAGCTGAACTAGCAACACCAAAAGGTAAAGAAGTGAAATGGAAGTTAGAAGAAAGTGAAATAATGAAGTTAGAAGCGTTGATTGACGAATGGGACGCAAACTTACCGGCTTTGACAAACTTTATTTTACCAAGCGGTCATCCTGCAGGAGCTGTTCTTCATGTCGCACGTACAATAGTTCGTCGTGCAGAGCGTGGGGCTGTAAGTATTGGTAAGGATGTATCTCCACTCGTTTTAGCTTATTTAAATCGATTATCAGATTTCTTGTTTGTCGCAGCTCGCTTCATTAATCTACGTCTTGGACAAAGAGAAAAGGGTTTACATGCTGAGTAA
- a CDS encoding YgzB family protein gives MKPYKNKINRIRSFALSLIFIGFVIMYIGIFFRENQIVMTIFMFLGLIAILGSTGVYAWIGMLSTKAAQVVCPNCGKHTKVLGRVDMCMYCREPLTLDPTLEGQEFDQALNRKKS, from the coding sequence ATGAAACCTTATAAAAACAAAATAAATCGGATTCGTTCATTTGCATTATCATTAATATTCATCGGATTTGTCATTATGTACATCGGAATCTTCTTCCGTGAAAATCAAATAGTCATGACAATATTTATGTTTTTAGGGCTCATTGCTATTTTAGGTAGTACAGGCGTTTACGCTTGGATTGGTATGTTATCTACTAAAGCAGCTCAAGTCGTTTGTCCAAACTGTGGAAAACATACGAAAGTATTAGGTCGTGTTGATATGTGTATGTATTGCAGAGAACCTCTTACTCTAGACCCTACTTTAGAGGGACAAGAATTTGATCAAGCGCTAAATCGTAAAAAATCATAG